From the genome of Uranotaenia lowii strain MFRU-FL chromosome 1, ASM2978415v1, whole genome shotgun sequence, one region includes:
- the LOC129739672 gene encoding eukaryotic translation initiation factor 4E type 2, whose translation MTNKYDALKAYGSDSEDSGDEGADFNVENLLPLEVGPGEHKLQYTYCLWVGKKARAAEYGKTLHLAGRCASVEQWWSLYCHLIKPTLMKPFRKLHLFKSGIKPMWEDPGNMRGGQWVIRLRKNKIDRAWENVCMAMLGEQFLVGPEICGIVLSSQFPEDLLSIWNRTASDTASTNRIRDTLRRILHLSSSTHMEYKPHCDSLKYL comes from the exons ATGACCAATAAATACGATGC TTTGAAGGCCTACGGCAGCGATAGCGAGGATAGTGGAGATGAAGGAGCGGATTTCaacgttgaaaatttgttaccgCTGGAAGTTGGACCCGGAGAACACAAACTGCAGTACACGTACTGCCTTTGGGTTGGGAAAAAGGCTAGAGCTGCG GAGTACGGCAAAACATTACACCTAGCTGGTCGTTGCGCCAGTGTCGAGCAATGGTGGTCACTTTACTGCCACTTGATTAAACCGACACTGATGAAGCCATTCAGAAAGTTGCATCTATTTAAg AGTGGTATAAAGCCAATGTGGGAAGACCCCGGTAACATGCGCGGCGGCCAGTGGGTTATCCGGTTAAGGAAAAATAAGATCGACCGCGCTTGGGAGAACGTGTGCATGGCGATGCTAGGAGAACAGTTTCTGGTAGGACCGGAAATTTGTGGCATAGTGCTTTCCAGTCAATTTCCGGAGGATCTGCTGTCCATTTGGAATCGAACAGCTAGCGATACGGCCAGCACCAACCGAATCAGGGATACGCTACGTAGAATTCTGCATTTGTCATCTTCAACTCACATGGAGTATAAACCACACTGCGATAGTCTCAAGTACCTTTGA